In Firmicutes bacterium ASF500, a single genomic region encodes these proteins:
- the cysG_2 gene encoding Siroheme synthase encodes MGYFPFFIDLAGRAGLVVGGGSTALRKLEKLKPYGPALTAAAPVFCPEIEGMGGVTLLRRPFREEMLEGQFFAIAATDDPAVNHRIAALCRERGILVNVVDDREECTFLFPALAGRGALSVGVSTGGSSPTAAVWLKERIDGLLPPNMEEILIFLDGQRAEARRRFPGERERSGALKALFRACLDRGRPLDEGEAEEIWRQEGGR; translated from the coding sequence ATGGGATATTTCCCCTTTTTTATTGACCTGGCGGGCCGGGCGGGGCTGGTGGTGGGGGGCGGCTCCACCGCCCTGCGGAAGCTGGAAAAGCTCAAGCCCTACGGGCCCGCCCTGACCGCCGCCGCCCCGGTATTCTGCCCGGAGATCGAAGGGATGGGGGGGGTGACACTCCTCCGCCGTCCCTTCCGGGAGGAGATGCTGGAGGGGCAGTTCTTTGCCATCGCCGCCACCGACGACCCGGCGGTCAACCACCGTATTGCCGCTCTGTGCCGGGAGCGGGGCATTCTGGTCAACGTGGTGGACGACCGGGAGGAGTGCACCTTCCTCTTCCCCGCCCTGGCGGGCCGGGGTGCGCTGTCGGTGGGGGTGTCCACCGGGGGGAGCAGTCCCACCGCGGCGGTGTGGCTCAAGGAGCGGATCGACGGCCTGCTCCCCCCAAATATGGAGGAAATTTTGATCTTTCTGGACGGCCAGCGGGCCGAGGCCCGCCGCCGCTTTCCCGGTGAGCGGGAGCGGAGCGGGGCGTTGAAGGCCCTGTTCCGGGCCTGCCTGGACCGGGGGAGGCCCCTGGATGAGGGGGAGGCCGAGGAAATTTGGAGACAGGAGGGCGGACGATGA
- the fecE gene encoding Fe(3+) dicitrate transport ATP-binding protein FecE has translation MIETRGLRAGYRGRDVLHDINVSFLPGCVTVLLGPNGCGKSTLLRTVLGLQPAAGGEVLVDGTPLGELSPGELARRAAYLPQSRGVPNISALRMVLHGRFPYLSYPRRYRPEDYRIARQALGMAGAGELEDRLLPELSGGQRQRVYLAMALAQETQTVLMDEPTTFLDVRHQLEVMALARTLAGQGKSVALVLHDLCLALRWAGQAVVMSEGRVLCQDHPEEIFDSGVLDRVFGVRVCRVETEDGWQYYCL, from the coding sequence ATGATTGAGACCCGCGGCCTGCGCGCCGGATACCGGGGCCGGGACGTGCTCCACGACATAAACGTGTCCTTCCTCCCGGGCTGTGTGACCGTCCTGCTGGGGCCCAACGGCTGTGGAAAGAGCACCCTGCTGCGCACCGTTTTGGGTCTCCAGCCCGCCGCCGGCGGGGAGGTGCTGGTGGACGGGACGCCTCTGGGGGAGCTGTCCCCCGGCGAGCTGGCCCGGAGGGCGGCCTATCTGCCCCAGTCCCGGGGGGTGCCCAACATCTCCGCCCTGCGGATGGTCCTCCACGGGCGGTTCCCCTATCTGTCCTACCCCCGGCGGTACCGGCCAGAGGACTACCGCATTGCCCGTCAGGCCCTGGGGATGGCGGGGGCGGGAGAGCTGGAGGACCGGCTCCTCCCCGAGCTCAGCGGAGGCCAGCGGCAGAGGGTCTACCTGGCCATGGCCCTGGCCCAGGAGACCCAGACCGTTTTGATGGATGAGCCCACCACCTTCCTGGACGTGCGCCACCAGCTGGAGGTGATGGCCCTGGCCCGGACGCTGGCCGGACAGGGGAAGAGCGTGGCGCTGGTGCTCCACGACCTCTGCCTCGCCCTGCGCTGGGCGGGACAGGCGGTGGTGATGTCGGAGGGCCGGGTACTGTGCCAGGACCATCCGGAGGAGATCTTTGACAGCGGCGTCCTGGACCGGGTGTTCGGCGTGCGGGTGTGCCGCGTAGAGACAGAGGACGGCTGGCAGTATTATTGTCTTTGA
- the hmuU gene encoding Hemin transport system permease protein HmuU: protein MKSSRAFYIRSRSNRAGILLALAALTALSAGASLCLGAVALPLGDTLRVLLGGGEGTLASQIVLYARLPRVCGSLLAGGALAASGVVIQSVLMNPLAAPNIIGVNSGAGLATALCCAAAPTALELVPVAAFLGALAGVMLVLLLAERTGAARITVVLAGLAVSSIFGAGIDGVVTLVPDALNGYTDFRIGGLRGLSMARVAPAAVMIALALAAVLTLSHELDLLALGRETAQSLGLPARRLQLILLALAAALAGAAISFAGLLGFVGLIVPHIARRLVGEESRFLLPASALGGAALLTACDVLARLLFAPYELPVGIVLSFVGGPFFIWLLLRQRGGRTHD from the coding sequence ATGAAAAGCTCGCGCGCATTTTATATCCGGAGCCGGTCCAATAGGGCCGGTATCCTGCTGGCCTTGGCGGCGCTGACGGCGCTGTCCGCCGGGGCCAGTCTGTGTCTGGGGGCGGTGGCCCTGCCCCTGGGGGACACTTTGCGGGTCCTGCTGGGGGGCGGGGAGGGGACGCTGGCCAGTCAGATTGTCCTCTACGCCCGCCTGCCCCGGGTGTGCGGGAGCCTGCTGGCCGGGGGGGCGCTGGCCGCTTCCGGCGTGGTGATTCAGAGCGTGCTGATGAACCCGCTGGCCGCACCCAATATCATCGGGGTGAACTCCGGGGCGGGGCTGGCCACCGCCCTGTGCTGTGCCGCCGCCCCCACGGCCCTGGAGCTGGTCCCTGTCGCCGCCTTTCTGGGGGCGCTGGCCGGGGTGATGCTGGTCCTGCTGCTGGCCGAGCGCACCGGCGCGGCCCGGATTACGGTGGTGCTGGCCGGTCTGGCCGTGTCCAGCATCTTCGGGGCGGGCATTGACGGGGTGGTCACCCTGGTCCCCGACGCCCTCAACGGCTATACCGATTTCCGCATCGGCGGACTGCGGGGGCTGTCCATGGCCCGGGTGGCCCCGGCGGCGGTGATGATCGCCCTGGCCCTGGCGGCGGTGCTCACCCTGTCCCACGAGCTGGACCTGCTGGCCCTGGGCCGGGAGACCGCCCAGAGCCTGGGCCTGCCCGCCCGGCGGCTCCAGCTGATTCTGCTGGCCCTGGCGGCGGCGCTGGCCGGCGCGGCCATCAGCTTCGCCGGACTGCTGGGCTTTGTGGGGCTCATCGTCCCCCACATCGCCCGGCGGCTGGTAGGGGAGGAGAGCCGCTTCCTTCTGCCCGCCTCCGCCCTGGGGGGCGCGGCCCTGCTCACCGCCTGCGACGTGCTGGCCCGTCTGCTCTTCGCCCCTTACGAGCTGCCTGTGGGCATTGTGCTGTCCTTTGTGGGCGGACCCTTCTTCATCTGGCTGCTGCTGCGGCAGAGAGGGGGCAGGACCCATGATTGA
- the yfmC gene encoding Fe(3+)-citrate-binding protein YfmC: MKGRNILAVWAALVLLIAGCAPAAETGPAEAGGEAVSFTDDLGRELAVARPERVAAMIGSFADVWCLAGGRDSLAAAAGDAWTSFDLGLDEDVLNLGAVKEPSLEVLLSAQPDLILASCNTAANLELRDTFEKAGLTAAYFDVQSFDDYLRMLEICTRLTGCPQNYETYGLQVQARVEAAVALQYGQPPRILCMRATGSSVKVKGSRDFLLGEMLAGLGCVNVADGSGLLEELSLEAILAADPDFIFVVLQGSDPTDAREALERSLLSNPAWSSLRAVREGRFHTLDHALYNLKPNARWGEAYEKLARILYPEPVQ; the protein is encoded by the coding sequence ATGAAGGGAAGAAACATATTAGCGGTGTGGGCCGCGCTGGTACTGCTGATCGCGGGCTGTGCTCCGGCGGCGGAGACCGGGCCGGCGGAGGCCGGAGGGGAGGCCGTCTCCTTCACCGACGATCTGGGCCGGGAGCTGGCGGTGGCGCGGCCGGAACGGGTGGCGGCGATGATTGGCAGCTTCGCCGACGTGTGGTGCCTGGCCGGCGGGCGGGACAGCCTGGCCGCCGCAGCGGGGGACGCCTGGACCTCCTTCGACCTGGGGCTGGACGAGGACGTGCTGAACCTGGGTGCGGTGAAGGAGCCCAGCCTGGAGGTACTGCTGTCCGCCCAGCCTGACCTGATTTTAGCCAGCTGCAACACCGCCGCCAACCTGGAACTGCGGGACACCTTCGAGAAAGCGGGGCTTACCGCCGCCTACTTCGACGTGCAGTCCTTCGACGACTACCTGCGGATGCTGGAGATCTGTACCCGACTCACCGGCTGTCCCCAGAACTATGAGACCTACGGGCTCCAGGTACAGGCGCGGGTGGAGGCGGCGGTGGCCCTCCAGTATGGCCAGCCGCCCCGTATCCTGTGTATGCGGGCCACCGGGTCCAGCGTCAAGGTGAAGGGAAGCCGGGATTTCCTCCTGGGGGAGATGCTGGCCGGCTTGGGCTGTGTCAACGTGGCCGACGGCAGCGGCCTGCTGGAGGAGCTGAGCCTGGAGGCCATCCTGGCCGCTGACCCGGATTTTATTTTTGTGGTATTGCAGGGCTCCGACCCAACCGACGCCCGGGAGGCGCTGGAGAGGAGCCTGCTGTCCAACCCCGCCTGGAGCTCTCTGCGGGCGGTGCGGGAGGGGCGGTTCCACACCCTGGACCACGCCCTGTATAATTTAAAGCCCAACGCCCGATGGGGGGAGGCCTATGAAAAGCTCGCGCGCATTTTATATCCGGAGCCGGTCCAATAG
- the cysS gene encoding Cysteine--tRNA ligase → MQLYNSATHKKEEFTTHTPGHVEMYTCGPTVYHFAHIGNLRSYIMEDVLEKFLQYDGYDVNRVMNITDVGHLASDADTGEDKMLKGAKREHKTVMEIAQYYTDAFFEDCRKLNIKTPDVVQPATGLIDEFITLVEGLLDKGYAYVAGGNVYFDTSKLDRYYVFNDHDEEDLAVGVREGVEEDVNKRNKNDFVLWFTKSKFEDQALKWDSPWGVGYPGWHIECSGISLKYNGEYLDLHCGGVDNAFPHHTNEIAQSEAYIGHPWCRQWFHVHHLNTNDGKMSKSKGEFLTVSLLEEKGYDPLVYRFFCLQSHYRKGLVFTWENLDNAAGAFQKLIKKIAALDPADGPVDEAVTAEYKEKFRAQVGSDLNTALGVTALYDALKAKTNGATRLAILDSFDQVLSLSLLDKAAQLREEQKKQKTASQGGYTVTGEGDPAVDAQVLARYEAKKAKNFAEADRIRDELKAQGIEITDLPGGASWKRV, encoded by the coding sequence ATGCAGCTTTACAATTCCGCCACCCATAAAAAAGAAGAATTCACCACCCACACCCCCGGCCATGTGGAGATGTACACCTGCGGCCCCACGGTGTACCACTTCGCCCACATCGGCAATCTGCGCTCCTACATCATGGAGGACGTGCTGGAAAAGTTCCTGCAGTACGACGGCTACGACGTGAACCGGGTGATGAACATCACCGACGTGGGCCACCTGGCCTCCGACGCCGATACCGGCGAGGACAAGATGCTCAAGGGGGCCAAGCGGGAGCACAAGACGGTGATGGAGATCGCCCAGTACTACACCGACGCCTTTTTTGAAGACTGCCGCAAGCTGAACATCAAGACCCCCGACGTGGTCCAGCCCGCCACCGGTCTCATCGACGAGTTCATCACCCTGGTGGAGGGCCTGCTGGACAAGGGTTACGCCTATGTGGCCGGGGGCAACGTGTATTTTGACACCTCCAAGCTGGACCGGTACTACGTCTTCAACGACCACGACGAAGAGGACCTGGCGGTGGGCGTCCGGGAGGGCGTGGAGGAGGACGTGAACAAGCGGAACAAGAACGACTTCGTCCTCTGGTTCACCAAGTCCAAATTTGAGGACCAGGCCCTGAAATGGGACTCCCCCTGGGGGGTGGGCTACCCCGGCTGGCATATTGAGTGCTCCGGCATTTCGTTAAAATACAACGGCGAGTATCTGGACCTCCACTGCGGCGGGGTGGACAACGCCTTCCCCCACCACACCAACGAGATTGCCCAGTCCGAGGCTTATATCGGCCACCCCTGGTGCAGGCAGTGGTTCCACGTCCACCACTTGAACACCAACGACGGCAAGATGTCCAAGTCCAAGGGGGAGTTCCTCACCGTCTCCCTCCTGGAGGAGAAGGGCTATGACCCCCTGGTCTACCGCTTTTTCTGCCTTCAGAGCCACTACCGCAAGGGGCTGGTCTTTACTTGGGAGAACCTGGACAACGCCGCCGGGGCCTTCCAGAAGCTGATTAAAAAAATCGCCGCCCTGGACCCCGCCGACGGGCCGGTGGACGAGGCGGTAACCGCGGAGTACAAGGAGAAATTCCGGGCCCAGGTGGGCAGCGACCTGAACACCGCCCTGGGCGTCACCGCCCTGTACGACGCCCTCAAGGCCAAGACCAACGGCGCCACCCGCCTGGCGATTCTGGACAGTTTTGACCAGGTGCTGTCCCTGTCCCTGCTGGACAAGGCGGCTCAGCTCCGGGAGGAGCAGAAGAAGCAGAAGACCGCCTCCCAGGGGGGCTATACCGTCACCGGCGAGGGCGACCCCGCCGTGGACGCGCAGGTTTTAGCCCGGTACGAGGCCAAGAAGGCCAAAAACTTCGCCGAGGCCGACCGCATCCGGGACGAGCTCAAGGCCCAGGGCATCGAGATCACCGACCTGCCCGGCGGGGCGAGCTGGAAGAGGGTATGA
- the cysE gene encoding Serine acetyltransferase, which produces MFKALNEMLEAYQRRDPAARSKLEIFLLYQGVHATIYHRIAHWLYRHKCRFLARFVSQWSRFWTGIEIHPGAKIGRRFVIDHGMGIVIGETAEVGDDVLIYHGVTLGGTGKDQGKRHPTIGNNVLISCGAKVLGPFKVGDNARIAANAVVLSEVPEDATAVGIPAQIVRIAGRATHYADDVDQTSVNNPTLEKLAAISARLELVEKLLDEKYLEEKA; this is translated from the coding sequence ATGTTCAAAGCCCTAAACGAAATGCTGGAGGCCTATCAGCGCCGGGACCCGGCGGCCCGGTCGAAGCTGGAGATTTTTCTGCTCTACCAGGGGGTCCACGCCACCATTTACCACCGCATCGCCCACTGGCTGTACCGCCACAAATGCCGCTTCCTGGCCCGGTTTGTCTCCCAGTGGTCCCGGTTCTGGACGGGTATCGAGATTCATCCCGGGGCCAAGATTGGCCGGAGGTTCGTCATTGACCACGGTATGGGCATCGTCATCGGCGAGACCGCCGAGGTGGGGGACGACGTGCTCATCTACCACGGGGTTACCCTGGGCGGCACCGGCAAGGACCAAGGCAAACGACACCCCACCATCGGCAACAACGTGCTCATCTCCTGCGGGGCCAAGGTGCTGGGCCCCTTCAAGGTGGGGGACAACGCCCGCATCGCCGCCAATGCCGTGGTCCTTTCCGAGGTTCCGGAGGACGCCACCGCCGTGGGCATCCCCGCCCAGATCGTCCGCATCGCCGGCCGGGCTACCCACTACGCCGACGATGTGGACCAGACCAGCGTCAACAACCCCACCCTGGAGAAGCTGGCCGCCATCTCCGCCCGGCTGGAGCTGGTGGAGAAGCTGCTGGATGAGAAGTATTTGGAGGAAAAGGCGTAG